In Pajaroellobacter abortibovis, the following are encoded in one genomic region:
- the murC gene encoding UDP-N-acetylmuramate--L-alanine ligase, which produces MFRGRVRQIHFIGVAGIGMSGLAEILHRLEFAVSGSDVKENEATKHLETLGVKVYKGHHADHIVGADVVVYSSAIAPNNPEMIHARLLHVPVISRGEMLAELMRFKYTVVIAGSHGKTTTTSLAAMVLHHAGFDPTVAVGGRINPIGSNAWVGEGDLFVAEADESDGSFLKLTPTIAVVTNIDPEHLDYYKSHVHIKQAFIDYVNKVPFYGLGVLCWEHPHVREILPSITQRHVTYGLSGEADYWAKHLVFDGVMSSFDAYCRHKWLGRFQVHMPGTHNVLNALGVIAVADELAIPLNVMQAAIASFHGVQRRFTIVGERTVKEREGKVGDVLIVDDYGHHPAEIEATIKAARSAFKRRVVVAFQPHRYTRLASLFFEFVEALAGADVLFITEVYPAGEAPIPGVTGESLAHALCERCSPQLVHYVRDKKQIPHRLMEQITSGDLVIALGAGDINMAVYELDRLLGEQTL; this is translated from the coding sequence ATGTTTCGTGGTCGTGTTCGGCAGATCCATTTCATCGGTGTCGCAGGGATTGGAATGAGCGGTCTTGCAGAGATCTTACACAGGCTCGAATTTGCTGTATCGGGTTCTGATGTCAAGGAGAATGAGGCGACCAAGCATCTAGAGACGCTCGGTGTCAAAGTCTACAAAGGGCATCATGCCGATCATATTGTTGGTGCAGATGTAGTTGTCTATTCGAGCGCGATTGCTCCAAACAATCCAGAGATGATCCATGCGCGTTTATTGCATGTTCCTGTCATCAGTCGCGGAGAGATGCTCGCTGAGCTGATGCGTTTCAAATACACTGTCGTGATTGCTGGATCTCACGGAAAGACTACCACCACTTCGCTTGCTGCTATGGTTTTACACCATGCGGGGTTCGATCCGACTGTGGCAGTAGGTGGAAGGATCAACCCGATCGGTTCGAATGCGTGGGTAGGGGAAGGGGATCTCTTTGTCGCGGAAGCAGATGAGAGCGATGGTTCTTTTCTAAAACTCACCCCCACGATCGCAGTCGTGACGAACATTGATCCAGAACATTTAGATTATTATAAAAGCCACGTGCACATCAAGCAGGCTTTTATCGATTATGTCAATAAAGTCCCTTTCTATGGTCTCGGTGTGCTGTGTTGGGAGCACCCGCATGTCCGTGAGATCCTCCCTTCGATTACACAGCGACATGTGACTTATGGTCTGTCGGGTGAGGCTGACTATTGGGCTAAGCATCTTGTGTTTGATGGAGTGATGTCTTCATTTGATGCCTACTGCCGTCATAAATGGCTTGGAAGATTTCAGGTCCATATGCCAGGAACGCACAATGTTTTGAATGCCTTGGGGGTGATTGCAGTGGCGGATGAACTCGCGATCCCTCTGAACGTGATGCAAGCAGCGATCGCTTCTTTTCATGGAGTGCAACGGAGATTCACGATTGTGGGAGAGCGAACCGTCAAAGAAAGAGAAGGGAAAGTAGGGGATGTCTTGATTGTCGATGATTACGGGCATCATCCCGCTGAAATTGAGGCGACTATCAAGGCAGCCCGATCGGCTTTTAAGAGACGTGTTGTCGTGGCTTTTCAGCCACATCGCTATACGCGCCTTGCTTCTCTTTTCTTCGAATTTGTGGAAGCTTTAGCAGGAGCGGACGTGCTGTTCATTACAGAAGTCTATCCCGCTGGAGAGGCGCCTATCCCTGGGGTTACGGGTGAATCGCTGGCGCATGCGTTGTGTGAGCGATGTTCTCCTCAGTTGGTGCATTATGTTAGGGACAAAAAGCAAATACCTCACCGATTGATGGAACAGATCACTTCGGGAGATTTAGTCATTGCTCTCGGCGCAGGTGACATTAATATGGCTGTTTATGAACTGGATCGCCTCCTAGGCGAACAAACTTTGTGA
- a CDS encoding cell division protein FtsQ/DivIB encodes MAASIKDEPHRQQLAKAKRTQGSTNRRIRPPQWSVEGEHQEEKRAQKRRMALKVVCVWLGTLLTLGVALFAALWARRYVMESPQFAVETILVEGMQERSVQEIIQLADIQKGQNIFSIELEEIRQRVLKNPWITRVKAIRKLPHTIVLSVEEQEVGGIVALGDCYLVSRQGKVFKKLEPGDPTNLPVIVGLTKEMFAGDRLGAEQLLRRALDLAMDYEHGPLARRSLLQQIDISPNRMYTLIIGDPPIAVALGFPPFRRKIQQAILVFAELERRGARAKAIMLDNEARPEKVVVRLH; translated from the coding sequence ATGGCAGCCTCTATTAAGGATGAACCTCATCGCCAACAGCTAGCCAAAGCAAAGCGGACCCAAGGAAGTACCAATCGGCGCATTCGGCCGCCTCAATGGTCTGTGGAAGGTGAACACCAAGAAGAAAAGCGTGCGCAAAAAAGGCGAATGGCTCTCAAGGTGGTTTGTGTCTGGTTAGGAACCTTGTTGACATTGGGGGTTGCTCTCTTTGCAGCGTTGTGGGCGCGCCGTTACGTTATGGAAAGCCCTCAATTTGCGGTCGAGACCATTTTGGTTGAGGGGATGCAAGAACGGTCGGTCCAGGAGATCATTCAGTTGGCCGATATCCAGAAAGGGCAGAATATTTTTTCAATAGAACTTGAAGAAATCCGTCAGCGGGTCTTGAAAAATCCTTGGATCACCCGTGTAAAAGCAATCCGAAAATTACCCCATACGATTGTATTAAGTGTGGAAGAGCAGGAAGTGGGAGGAATCGTTGCTCTTGGAGATTGTTACCTGGTCTCGAGACAAGGGAAAGTTTTTAAGAAGCTTGAGCCTGGAGATCCCACCAATCTTCCTGTGATTGTCGGTTTGACGAAAGAGATGTTTGCTGGGGATCGCTTGGGTGCAGAGCAGCTTTTGCGGCGTGCTTTAGATCTGGCCATGGACTATGAGCATGGTCCTCTTGCTCGACGATCGCTTCTTCAACAGATAGACATCTCACCGAATCGGATGTATACATTGATTATAGGAGACCCTCCTATTGCGGTAGCCCTTGGATTTCCACCTTTTCGGAGAAAAATACAGCAAGCAATTCTTGTTTTCGCAGAGCTTGAACGGAGGGGAGCGCGAGCAAAAGCGATTATGCTAGATAATGAGGCCCGTCCTGAAAAAGTGGTAGTTCGATTGCATTAG
- the ftsA gene encoding cell division protein FtsA gives MNAPDATGEIVVGLDVGTTKVCAVVGEVVEDGITILGVSSVPCRGLRKGIVSNIDWTVRSIRDAIESAQTMAGVEIRTVYAGVAGSHIRAQMSDGVAAIGGGEVTRVDVERVLEGARAIPIDADRQILHVLPREFIVDTQDGIRDPVGMSGVRLGAKVNLITAATTCVQNVVRCAERCGLAVADVVLEVLASAEAVLSEDEKEIGAAVIDIGGGTTDILLYVDGGIAHTSVIPVGGMNVTSDIAAGLRTPMAEADRLKRLSGCALGRMVSDDEEIEVPGVGGHPPRRALRRVLSDIIEPRVEEILAVIRKRIEDTGLLEHLSAGVVLTGGAVLLEGMTEFAEEILGMPVRIGFPTGIKGITQLVQGPQFATGTGLVKFGAQVMRDYIWSESTSRGGMKARGVPQMGSELAEKEKGAKYGFWEWLKAAF, from the coding sequence ATGAACGCGCCTGATGCAACTGGAGAGATCGTCGTCGGATTAGATGTAGGGACAACTAAAGTGTGCGCTGTCGTCGGGGAAGTGGTGGAAGATGGGATTACCATTTTAGGGGTTTCGTCGGTTCCTTGCCGGGGTCTTCGAAAAGGGATTGTCTCCAATATTGATTGGACGGTGCGATCGATTCGCGATGCTATCGAGTCTGCGCAGACGATGGCGGGTGTAGAAATCCGGACGGTGTATGCAGGGGTGGCGGGGAGTCATATCCGGGCTCAAATGTCCGATGGTGTTGCTGCCATTGGAGGGGGGGAGGTTACCCGGGTCGATGTGGAGCGTGTGCTTGAAGGAGCCCGTGCTATCCCGATCGATGCGGATCGTCAGATCCTTCATGTATTACCTCGCGAGTTTATCGTTGATACGCAAGATGGTATCCGTGATCCTGTGGGGATGAGTGGCGTTCGGTTGGGCGCTAAAGTGAATCTGATCACAGCTGCGACTACTTGTGTACAGAATGTCGTCCGCTGCGCGGAGCGTTGCGGACTAGCTGTGGCTGATGTGGTGTTGGAAGTGTTAGCCAGTGCGGAGGCCGTTCTTTCTGAGGATGAAAAGGAGATCGGCGCTGCAGTGATCGATATTGGTGGGGGGACTACGGATATTTTGCTGTATGTCGACGGTGGGATCGCACATACGAGCGTCATTCCTGTAGGGGGAATGAATGTAACCAGCGATATTGCAGCTGGTCTTCGGACGCCGATGGCGGAAGCGGACCGTCTCAAACGGCTTTCAGGGTGCGCGCTGGGGCGGATGGTATCGGATGATGAGGAAATTGAAGTGCCTGGCGTGGGGGGACATCCCCCCCGACGTGCGCTGCGCCGAGTTTTGTCGGACATCATTGAGCCTCGGGTGGAGGAGATCCTCGCGGTGATCCGAAAGCGGATTGAGGATACGGGCTTGCTGGAACACCTCTCTGCAGGGGTGGTTCTGACAGGGGGGGCCGTTCTTCTTGAAGGGATGACGGAGTTTGCTGAAGAAATCTTGGGGATGCCCGTTCGAATCGGTTTCCCTACAGGAATCAAAGGGATCACTCAATTGGTGCAAGGGCCTCAGTTTGCTACAGGGACAGGTCTGGTTAAATTTGGGGCACAGGTGATGAGGGATTATATTTGGAGTGAGAGCACTTCGAGGGGGGGGATGAAAGCCCGTGGTGTGCCCCAAATGGGGTCAGAACTCGCAGAAAAAGAGAAGGGTGCAAAATATGGCTTTTGGGAGTGGCTCAAGGCTGCGTTTTAG
- the ftsZ gene encoding cell division protein FtsZ, whose product MSFSIEFADDTQEYQARIKVVGIGGAGGNAINTMISDGLEGSEFVAVNTDLQALNSNAAAVKLNIGSALTRGLGAGADPERGRKAALEDVQRIKEALSGADMVFVTSGMGGGTGTGAAPVVAQLAREEGALTVGVVTKPFAFEGRQRRRRAELGLVALSEHVDALIVIPNDKLISPEDEELTFLEACRKADEVLYQAVKGISDLITQNGIVNVDFADVRTVMSNMGRSLMGTGIAKGQNRARIAAEMAVSSPLLDDVSVEGAMGVLINVIGGVDLKMKEIQEAASLVQERAHEEANIIFGASIDESLSDSMKVTVIATGFDMNEISSALEESTPRFGMASTSSALNGHRMSTMNVPYGRVGRGPASVDIATASSAPPSRRFHQGTDARMRGEPSSSSPRVTLPERSVAPSSTAFPLPGEHDWDVPAFQRKQH is encoded by the coding sequence ATGAGTTTTTCCATTGAGTTCGCTGATGATACGCAAGAATATCAGGCGCGAATTAAAGTTGTAGGCATAGGTGGTGCTGGTGGAAACGCCATCAATACAATGATTAGCGATGGCCTTGAAGGCTCGGAATTCGTTGCTGTCAATACAGATTTGCAGGCTCTGAATTCAAATGCGGCTGCAGTCAAGCTCAATATTGGAAGCGCTCTGACGCGGGGTCTCGGAGCGGGTGCCGATCCGGAGCGCGGGCGCAAAGCTGCACTGGAAGATGTCCAGCGGATTAAGGAGGCTTTAAGTGGTGCAGATATGGTTTTTGTCACCTCAGGGATGGGAGGTGGAACGGGCACCGGAGCAGCTCCTGTAGTCGCGCAGTTAGCGCGTGAAGAAGGTGCCCTTACAGTAGGAGTTGTCACCAAGCCCTTCGCCTTTGAAGGGCGTCAGCGCCGTCGTCGAGCGGAGCTTGGTCTCGTTGCGCTCTCTGAACATGTGGATGCGCTGATTGTCATTCCAAATGACAAACTAATCTCACCGGAAGACGAAGAACTGACCTTTCTCGAGGCATGCCGCAAGGCAGATGAAGTGCTTTATCAAGCTGTTAAGGGTATCAGTGATCTGATCACTCAAAACGGTATCGTAAATGTCGATTTTGCAGATGTTCGAACAGTTATGAGCAATATGGGCCGTTCTTTGATGGGGACTGGCATTGCCAAAGGGCAAAATAGAGCGCGTATCGCAGCAGAGATGGCAGTTTCTTCTCCTCTTCTGGATGATGTCTCTGTAGAAGGGGCGATGGGGGTGTTGATCAATGTAATAGGGGGTGTTGATCTCAAGATGAAAGAAATCCAGGAAGCGGCTTCGTTGGTCCAAGAGCGGGCTCACGAAGAAGCCAATATTATCTTCGGAGCGAGCATCGATGAATCGTTGAGCGACAGCATGAAAGTTACTGTCATTGCCACCGGATTCGATATGAATGAGATCTCTTCTGCTTTGGAAGAATCTACGCCTAGATTCGGTATGGCCTCGACCTCCTCTGCGCTGAATGGCCATCGGATGAGTACGATGAATGTTCCCTATGGGCGCGTCGGTAGAGGTCCTGCCTCGGTCGATATCGCAACGGCGAGTTCTGCGCCGCCATCTCGCCGCTTCCATCAGGGGACGGATGCTCGCATGCGGGGAGAGCCTTCTTCATCATCCCCTCGGGTAACTCTGCCTGAGCGATCGGTTGCCCCTTCATCGACTGCTTTTCCGTTGCCTGGTGAGCATGATTGGGATGTTCCTGCATTTCAACGCAAGCAGCACTGA
- a CDS encoding glycosyltransferase family 4 protein, producing the protein MRIALITTSYPCHEDDPSGHFIRAEAKELARKGHCITVFSPLQEIKQADDGIRVLALGGGNAFGWPGASIRLQAFPWYTVDAIAWMQRVRRALKYHSPHRIIAHWALPCGWPIGFIIPSPLELVSHGADVRLLCSLPIPMRVWLVRRLLGRALCWRFVSVKLREQLLDSLPPYLARLLEHGSTITPPSLELPNVQQQILHRRRQLQGWKVYTAVGRLIPSKRLDRTITYTSALPSHPEKGNLLTIIGDGPERKRLESMAKRLQINTYFTGKIGRREALAWIGASQALLYASQQEGLSTVLREAQMLGTPIIYC; encoded by the coding sequence ATGCGCATCGCGTTGATCACAACCAGCTATCCCTGTCACGAAGATGATCCCAGCGGTCATTTTATACGGGCGGAAGCGAAAGAGCTAGCGAGAAAGGGGCATTGTATCACGGTCTTTTCGCCTCTGCAGGAGATCAAGCAAGCTGACGATGGCATCCGTGTGCTTGCACTGGGCGGGGGTAACGCATTTGGATGGCCGGGAGCCTCCATCCGGCTGCAAGCCTTTCCATGGTATACCGTCGATGCGATCGCTTGGATGCAACGCGTGCGGCGGGCATTGAAATATCACTCCCCCCATCGAATTATTGCACATTGGGCGTTGCCCTGTGGGTGGCCGATCGGTTTTATAATCCCTTCTCCTTTGGAACTCGTCTCCCACGGAGCCGATGTTCGGCTGCTCTGCTCGCTTCCCATCCCCATGCGCGTATGGCTTGTCCGTCGACTTCTCGGTCGAGCACTCTGCTGGCGATTTGTCTCCGTAAAACTCCGAGAGCAATTGCTTGACTCCCTCCCCCCCTATCTCGCACGGCTTCTAGAGCACGGATCGACCATCACCCCTCCATCTCTGGAACTCCCCAACGTACAACAGCAGATCCTGCACCGTCGACGCCAACTCCAAGGTTGGAAAGTCTACACCGCTGTCGGGCGACTCATCCCCAGCAAACGATTGGATAGAACTATCACCTACACCTCTGCTCTCCCCTCTCATCCTGAGAAGGGAAATCTCCTCACGATCATAGGGGATGGTCCTGAACGAAAACGGCTCGAATCGATGGCCAAACGCCTCCAGATCAATACCTACTTCACTGGGAAAATCGGGAGGCGCGAAGCACTAGCATGGATAGGAGCTTCACAGGCTCTACTCTACGCCTCTCAGCAGGAAGGGCTCTCTACCGTGCTACGCGAAGCCCAAATGCTCGGAACCCCGATTATCTATTGTTGA
- a CDS encoding FKBP-type peptidyl-prolyl cis-trans isomerase, producing MLGVRPNAWIEFDYTLTDERGEPLNLEEVEYCEGAVHYVHGYGMLPPGLEAALIGMNVDEKRDVFLSAEEGFGEYAPDLVFLIDQEELPASIEKIQMGDALMAEDQKGEKLELRIMEVHPTHLVVNANHPLAGQALRYHITLRAIRPATEDEIVQAAQFFDEMEDYLKNDSGKSPTEAPHYSLLSIRLKKDRNEPH from the coding sequence ATGCTGGGTGTCAGGCCTAATGCCTGGATTGAATTTGATTATACCTTAACGGATGAACGAGGAGAGCCCCTCAATTTGGAGGAAGTGGAGTATTGTGAAGGTGCTGTTCACTATGTCCACGGGTATGGGATGTTGCCTCCAGGGTTAGAAGCTGCTCTTATAGGCATGAACGTCGACGAAAAAAGGGATGTTTTTCTCTCTGCAGAGGAAGGATTTGGAGAATATGCCCCTGACCTTGTATTTTTGATTGATCAGGAGGAGCTCCCTGCTTCTATCGAGAAGATCCAAATGGGTGATGCGCTCATGGCGGAGGATCAAAAAGGGGAAAAGCTGGAGCTGAGGATTATGGAGGTACATCCAACCCATCTTGTAGTGAATGCCAACCATCCCCTTGCAGGGCAGGCATTGCGTTATCACATTACCTTACGTGCGATTCGCCCTGCCACAGAGGATGAGATTGTGCAAGCTGCTCAATTCTTTGATGAGATGGAAGACTATTTAAAAAATGACTCTGGAAAGTCTCCAACAGAAGCGCCGCATTACTCTCTTTTGTCTATTCGTCTTAAAAAAGATAGAAATGAGCCCCATTAG
- a CDS encoding DUF1844 domain-containing protein has product MSETKQNSSSALSEEKFPQVDFATLILSLSHSALVHLGQAPDPETNQVEKQIPLARQTIDVLAVLQEKTKGNLTGDEERLLEQLLFDLRMRIVELEKSERGRI; this is encoded by the coding sequence GTGAGCGAAACAAAGCAGAATTCATCTTCCGCATTATCGGAGGAAAAGTTTCCTCAAGTTGATTTTGCTACATTGATTCTCTCGCTTAGCCACTCTGCGCTTGTTCATCTAGGTCAAGCTCCAGATCCTGAGACCAATCAGGTCGAAAAACAGATTCCGCTTGCACGCCAGACAATCGATGTGTTGGCCGTCCTTCAGGAAAAAACAAAAGGGAATCTAACTGGTGATGAAGAGAGGTTGCTCGAGCAGCTCCTTTTTGATTTAAGGATGCGTATTGTAGAGTTAGAGAAAAGTGAACGGGGTCGAATATGA
- a CDS encoding S1C family serine protease has translation MTPVPFDGTHLLTLRLLRKFKIQLSFAVGVFLFCAGGGIGCWKKPVEQHDEFVDRVSPPPSPTSFLLSDHAVASGSTEGQCTVNFVPIVRRADVSVVTIYTEGEEKEPLPLFFPYRIPRRPLKGLGSGFVLERKGLILTNNHVIEGADDIWVTLSDKISDGFKIPAKVVGRDPETDIAVIRITANDLTPVELGDSDLVEPGEWVVAIGNPFGLSHTVSVGIVSAVGRTGTDISLDSGYYNFIQTDAAINPGNSGGPLYNLSGQVVGINTAIRGGGAQGIGFVIPINMVKQLLPMLLRDGYVTRSELGIWVIEAQKLNPEDRKELNLVDSKAIVVGSVSPSGPADKGGVMPGDVILKFDGVSIKNESHLQWLASTAGVGKTVTLHVSRKGKTFDLQVTLGQMNKGKRRIFRG, from the coding sequence ATGACTCCTGTCCCCTTTGATGGTACCCACTTGTTGACATTGCGCTTGCTGAGGAAGTTTAAAATACAGCTTTCGTTTGCCGTAGGGGTTTTTCTGTTCTGTGCAGGAGGGGGGATTGGTTGTTGGAAAAAACCGGTGGAACAGCACGATGAGTTTGTAGATAGAGTTTCCCCGCCTCCATCCCCCACCTCTTTCCTTCTGTCTGATCACGCAGTGGCTTCTGGCTCAACGGAAGGTCAGTGCACTGTCAATTTTGTTCCTATTGTCCGTCGTGCGGATGTGAGTGTGGTGACGATCTATACAGAAGGAGAGGAAAAAGAGCCGCTTCCTCTTTTTTTCCCGTATCGGATTCCCCGTCGTCCGCTCAAAGGGCTGGGGAGTGGGTTCGTCCTCGAGAGAAAAGGGCTCATTCTCACGAACAATCACGTGATTGAAGGGGCGGATGACATTTGGGTGACCCTCTCGGATAAAATTTCTGATGGCTTCAAAATTCCTGCAAAAGTGGTTGGTCGAGATCCAGAAACAGACATTGCAGTGATCCGGATTACAGCGAACGATCTCACTCCTGTTGAATTAGGTGATTCCGATCTTGTTGAGCCTGGAGAGTGGGTTGTCGCGATTGGAAACCCTTTTGGCCTTTCTCACACAGTGAGTGTAGGTATTGTTAGCGCAGTGGGAAGAACGGGGACGGATATCTCCCTTGATTCTGGCTATTATAACTTCATTCAGACGGATGCAGCGATCAATCCAGGGAATTCCGGTGGCCCCCTCTACAACCTGAGTGGTCAAGTCGTTGGAATCAATACCGCTATCCGCGGAGGTGGTGCTCAGGGGATTGGTTTTGTGATTCCGATCAATATGGTCAAACAGCTTCTTCCCATGCTGTTGCGGGATGGATACGTGACGCGCAGTGAGCTAGGCATTTGGGTTATTGAAGCGCAGAAATTAAATCCAGAAGACCGCAAAGAACTCAATCTCGTTGATAGTAAGGCGATTGTGGTAGGGAGTGTCTCCCCTTCCGGCCCTGCGGATAAAGGAGGGGTGATGCCGGGGGATGTGATTCTCAAATTTGATGGAGTATCCATCAAAAACGAATCTCACCTGCAGTGGCTAGCCAGCACTGCAGGAGTTGGAAAAACAGTGACTTTACATGTTTCTCGAAAGGGTAAAACTTTCGATTTGCAAGTTACCTTGGGGCAGATGAACAAAGGAAAACGGAGAATATTTCGAGGGTAG
- the xseB gene encoding exodeoxyribonuclease VII small subunit, with product MATNPNPSDTSTTDPLSFEDTVKRLTEIVQSLERGDLPLEDSLRLFEEGISLTQVSQQKLDAAQKKVEQLLGLDDEGKAQTAPFEARRDS from the coding sequence ATGGCCACGAACCCTAATCCCTCAGACACTTCCACAACCGATCCACTCTCTTTTGAAGACACCGTTAAACGTCTCACGGAGATCGTGCAATCGCTTGAGCGAGGCGATCTGCCTCTCGAAGACTCACTGCGATTATTTGAAGAGGGGATCTCGTTAACCCAAGTTTCCCAACAAAAACTGGATGCAGCTCAAAAGAAAGTAGAGCAGCTGCTCGGTTTAGATGATGAAGGAAAAGCGCAGACAGCTCCCTTCGAGGCTCGACGCGATTCATAG
- the holA gene encoding DNA polymerase III subunit delta — protein sequence MSDIEAAMTTIKSGTILPTYLLVGEEMFLSDQLIAQVRQALFHTSESSFDEEHFTAGETSIDRVLNSARMVPMLNSHRLVLVHHIDRWEASSSNADSPKASSPLDTLAAYLEAPIVTTCLIMTAGALDGRRKLSGIAKKKGYFFSCNALNPRTLPIWICQQFKKRGNPLSAGVAELISELVGPDLRCVNDAIERLSLYAQEQATITEQDVRTCITRTRTTEVWAIVNAIRSFHLTQALSILKDVYDPRDRGLPLLGLLSWSVRQLLRLQAIAHSNQHSSLETIGRKVGIFPPSRTRELLEQSQSLYPKVLIEWLSLLAETDIALKSSKRPPYIILEETLIRMSQCTLH from the coding sequence GTGTCTGATATTGAAGCAGCGATGACAACCATCAAAAGTGGAACCATTCTTCCCACCTATCTGCTTGTGGGGGAGGAAATGTTTCTGTCCGATCAGCTCATAGCACAAGTACGACAGGCCCTTTTTCACACTTCCGAGTCTAGCTTCGATGAAGAGCATTTCACAGCAGGCGAAACATCGATCGATCGTGTCTTGAATTCAGCACGCATGGTCCCGATGTTGAATTCACACCGCTTGGTATTAGTCCATCATATTGATCGATGGGAGGCCTCCTCTTCCAATGCGGACTCCCCTAAAGCCTCTTCCCCGCTCGATACGCTTGCAGCCTACTTAGAAGCGCCCATCGTCACCACCTGCCTAATTATGACGGCTGGCGCACTAGATGGACGCCGCAAATTATCAGGCATTGCTAAGAAAAAAGGATATTTCTTTTCCTGCAACGCCCTCAATCCACGAACATTACCAATCTGGATTTGCCAGCAGTTTAAAAAGCGAGGCAATCCATTGAGTGCAGGAGTCGCTGAACTGATTTCAGAACTCGTAGGACCTGATTTGAGGTGCGTCAATGATGCAATTGAACGCCTCTCTCTCTATGCTCAAGAGCAAGCGACCATCACTGAACAAGACGTGCGCACCTGCATCACACGAACCCGTACGACAGAAGTTTGGGCGATCGTCAACGCGATCCGAAGCTTCCATCTCACTCAAGCGCTTTCGATTTTAAAGGATGTCTACGATCCGCGCGACCGAGGACTCCCTCTGCTCGGGTTGCTCTCCTGGTCTGTCCGCCAATTGTTGCGACTCCAAGCGATAGCTCACTCCAACCAACATTCCTCGTTAGAAACAATAGGGCGAAAAGTAGGCATTTTTCCCCCTTCACGCACGCGCGAGCTGCTAGAACAATCTCAAAGCTTATATCCTAAAGTCTTAATAGAATGGCTTTCTCTTCTTGCAGAAACTGATATAGCACTCAAAAGCTCAAAACGCCCTCCTTACATAATATTAGAAGAAACGCTGATTCGCATGAGTCAATGCACTTTACATTAG
- a CDS encoding bifunctional riboflavin kinase/FAD synthetase — MQNESKIENWTSKKIGEKLTRFEHPSLPLQEGKNGTAVVIGNLDGIHLGHQKVIQEAISTAAVSGLEPVVLTFDPHPNQVLKRPVPPLLTSLSRRIELLFRCALCRIYLCSVDTDFVSWEPDYFVEQLLVKQLNARLVVVGEDFQFGRQRSGNVQTLLSLGLRYRFETKTVAPVLKGHQVVSSTWIRQLIQQGDVRQAASLLTRLHAFTGVVVPGAGLGQKIGFRTANLTNIQELIPPHGVYAVRVERRTGGEFVALADGVMNIGTRPTLHQQGDGTVEVHLFETDQNLYGVSLRVHLLAYLRPERRFPTVSILQEQIAADVEEARRIVQGRCFWISGDGYHA, encoded by the coding sequence GTGCAAAATGAGAGCAAAATCGAGAACTGGACAAGTAAAAAAATAGGGGAAAAACTTACTCGATTCGAACATCCGAGCCTTCCACTGCAAGAGGGAAAGAATGGTACTGCTGTAGTCATCGGTAATCTAGATGGCATTCATCTTGGTCATCAGAAGGTGATTCAGGAGGCTATCAGTACTGCTGCTGTATCTGGCCTTGAGCCAGTTGTCCTTACCTTTGATCCTCATCCCAATCAGGTCTTGAAGCGCCCTGTACCCCCTCTTTTGACTTCTCTTTCTCGCCGTATTGAACTTCTCTTTCGCTGTGCACTTTGCCGGATCTATCTTTGCTCTGTCGATACTGACTTTGTTTCGTGGGAGCCCGATTATTTTGTGGAGCAATTGCTTGTCAAGCAATTGAATGCTCGTCTCGTTGTAGTTGGGGAGGATTTTCAGTTTGGTAGACAGCGCAGTGGTAATGTGCAAACGTTGCTTTCTCTTGGATTGCGTTATCGGTTTGAAACAAAAACAGTGGCTCCGGTTTTAAAAGGTCATCAAGTGGTTTCGAGTACCTGGATTCGACAGTTGATTCAGCAAGGGGATGTAAGGCAGGCTGCAAGTCTTCTGACAAGGCTACACGCTTTTACGGGCGTTGTTGTTCCTGGGGCTGGGTTAGGTCAAAAGATAGGATTTCGCACGGCGAATTTAACCAACATTCAGGAATTGATCCCTCCCCATGGTGTTTATGCAGTTCGGGTGGAACGGAGAACGGGAGGAGAATTTGTAGCGTTGGCTGATGGGGTTATGAACATCGGGACTCGCCCCACGCTTCATCAACAGGGGGATGGCACTGTGGAAGTCCATCTGTTTGAAACCGATCAAAACCTGTATGGAGTTTCTCTGCGCGTCCACTTGCTTGCTTACCTTCGGCCTGAGCGTCGTTTCCCTACTGTATCTATACTGCAAGAGCAGATCGCTGCAGATGTAGAAGAGGCTCGGCGCATTGTGCAGGGACGTTGCTTTTGGATTTCAGGAGATGGCTATCATGCCTAA